A region from the Citrobacter telavivensis genome encodes:
- the purM gene encoding phosphoribosylformylglycinamidine cyclo-ligase, with the protein MTDKTSLSYKDAGVDIDAGNALVDRIKGVVKKTRRPEVMGGLGGFGALCALPQKYREPVLVSGTDGVGTKLRLAMDLKRHDTIGIDLVAMCVNDLVVQGAEPLFFLDYYATGKLDVDTAASVIQGIAEGCLQSGCALVGGETAEMPGMYHGEDYDVAGFCVGVVEKSEIIDGSKVTDGDVLIALGSSGPHSNGYSLVRKIVDVSGCDPETTDLEGKPLADHLLAPTRIYVKSILELIEKVDVHAIAHLTGGGFWENIPRVLPDNTQAVIDESSWQWPAVFNWLQQAGNVSQHEMYRTFNCGVGMVIALPAAEVDNALALLKAKGEDAWKIGVIKASDSAQRVVIE; encoded by the coding sequence GTGACCGATAAAACCTCTCTTAGCTACAAAGATGCCGGTGTTGATATTGACGCGGGTAATGCTCTGGTGGATCGAATCAAAGGCGTAGTGAAGAAAACTCGCCGCCCGGAAGTAATGGGTGGTCTGGGTGGCTTCGGTGCGCTGTGCGCATTGCCGCAAAAATATCGTGAACCGGTACTGGTTTCCGGCACTGATGGCGTAGGGACAAAACTGCGTCTGGCGATGGATCTGAAACGTCACGATACCATCGGCATCGATCTCGTGGCGATGTGCGTCAACGACCTGGTGGTTCAGGGTGCTGAACCGCTGTTTTTCCTCGACTACTATGCCACTGGTAAACTGGATGTGGATACCGCAGCCAGCGTGATTCAGGGTATCGCAGAAGGTTGTCTGCAGTCCGGCTGCGCGCTGGTTGGCGGGGAAACGGCGGAAATGCCCGGGATGTATCACGGTGAAGATTATGACGTCGCCGGTTTCTGCGTCGGCGTAGTAGAAAAATCAGAAATCATCGACGGTTCCAAAGTGACCGATGGCGATGTGCTGATTGCGTTGGGTTCCAGCGGCCCACACTCCAACGGTTACTCACTGGTACGTAAAATTGTGGACGTCAGCGGTTGCGATCCAGAAACAACGGATCTGGAAGGCAAACCGTTGGCCGATCACCTGCTGGCGCCGACCCGTATCTACGTGAAATCGATTCTGGAACTGATCGAGAAGGTTGATGTGCACGCTATCGCGCACCTGACCGGCGGCGGCTTCTGGGAAAACATTCCGCGCGTCCTGCCGGACAACACACAGGCGGTGATCGATGAGTCCTCCTGGCAGTGGCCAGCGGTCTTTAACTGGCTGCAGCAGGCCGGTAACGTCAGCCAGCATGAAATGTATCGTACCTTTAACTGCGGCGTCGGCATGGTCATTGCCCTGCCAGCGGCGGAAGTGGACAACGCCCTTGCCCTGCTTAAAGCAAAAGGTGAAGACGCGTGGAAAATCGGCGTCATCAAAGCGTCTGACTCCGCGCAGCGTGTGGTTATTGAATAA
- the purN gene encoding phosphoribosylglycinamide formyltransferase: protein MNIVVLISGNGSNLQAIIDACKAKKINGTLRAVFSNKADAFGLERARKAAIPAHTLTADQFSSREAFDRELILEIDAYEPDVVVLAGFMRILSPAFVAHYNGRLLNIHPSLLPKYPGLHTHRQALENGDEEHGTSVHFVTDELDGGPVILQSKVPVFEGDDEDEITARVQVQEHAIYPLVVSWFVDGRLKMHDNAAWLDGVRLPPQGYAADE from the coding sequence ATGAATATTGTGGTGCTTATTTCCGGTAACGGAAGCAATTTGCAGGCGATTATTGATGCCTGCAAAGCGAAGAAAATCAACGGCACCCTGCGGGCAGTATTCAGCAACAAGGCCGACGCGTTCGGCCTTGAGCGAGCCAGAAAAGCGGCAATCCCTGCCCATACGCTGACGGCTGACCAGTTTTCCAGCCGTGAAGCGTTTGACCGCGAACTGATCCTTGAGATCGACGCTTATGAGCCTGACGTGGTGGTGCTGGCCGGTTTCATGCGCATTCTGAGCCCGGCGTTCGTCGCACACTACAACGGACGGTTGCTGAATATTCACCCTTCCCTGCTGCCCAAATACCCCGGTTTACACACCCACCGTCAGGCACTGGAAAATGGCGATGAGGAACACGGCACGTCGGTCCACTTTGTGACTGACGAACTCGACGGCGGACCGGTCATTTTGCAGTCCAAAGTCCCGGTCTTTGAAGGCGATGACGAGGATGAAATCACCGCTCGCGTTCAGGTACAGGAACACGCCATTTATCCACTGGTGGTCAGTTGGTTTGTGGATGGGCGACTGAAAATGCACGATAACGCCGCCTGGCTGGACGGTGTTCGCCTGCCGCCACAGGGTTACGCTGCCGACGAATAA
- a CDS encoding uracil phosphoribosyltransferase, giving the protein MKIVEVKHPLVKHKLGLMRENDISTKRFRELASEVGSLLTYEATAGLETEKVTIEGWNGPVEVDQIKGKKITVVPILRAGLGMMDGVLENVPSARISVVGMYRNEETLEPVPYFQKLVSNIDERMALIVDPMLATGGSVIATIDLLKKAGCSSIKVLVLVAAPEGIAALEKAHPDVELYTASIDQGLNEHGYIIPGLGDAGDKIFGTK; this is encoded by the coding sequence ATGAAGATCGTGGAAGTCAAACACCCACTCGTCAAACACAAGCTGGGTCTGATGCGTGAGAACGATATCAGCACCAAACGCTTTCGTGAACTCGCCTCGGAAGTAGGCAGTCTGCTGACCTACGAAGCGACTGCGGGCCTGGAAACTGAAAAAGTGACCATTGAAGGCTGGAATGGTCCGGTCGAAGTGGATCAAATCAAAGGCAAAAAAATTACCGTCGTGCCTATCCTGCGCGCAGGCCTGGGGATGATGGACGGCGTGCTGGAAAACGTGCCAAGCGCGCGTATCAGCGTGGTCGGCATGTACCGTAACGAAGAGACGCTGGAGCCGGTCCCGTATTTCCAGAAGCTGGTTTCTAACATTGACGAGCGCATGGCGCTGATCGTCGACCCGATGCTGGCGACCGGGGGGTCCGTTATCGCAACCATCGATCTGCTGAAAAAAGCGGGCTGCAGCAGCATTAAAGTGCTGGTGCTGGTGGCGGCACCGGAAGGCATCGCCGCGCTGGAAAAAGCGCATCCGGATGTGGAACTGTACACCGCATCGATCGACCAGGGCTTAAACGAGCACGGATACATTATTCCGGGGCTTGGTGATGCCGGCGATAAGATTTTTGGTACCAAGTAA
- the hda gene encoding DnaA inactivator Hda produces MINSSRLNEIWIEVSLNTPAQLSLPLYLPDDETFSSFWPGDNASLLAALQNVLRQDHSGYIYLWSREGAGRSHLLHAACAELSQRGDAVGYVPLDKRTWFVPEVLDGMEHLSLVCIDNIECVAGDELWEMAIFDLYNRILESGKTRLLITGDRPPRQLNLGLPDLASRLDWGQIYKLQPLSDEDKLQALQLRARLRGFELPEDVGRFLLKRLDREMRTLFITLDQLDHASITAQRKLTIPFVKEILKL; encoded by the coding sequence GTGATAAACTCATCGCGATTGAATGAAATCTGGATTGAGGTCTCTCTGAACACACCGGCACAGCTCTCTTTGCCACTTTATCTTCCTGACGACGAAACTTTCTCAAGTTTCTGGCCGGGGGATAACGCCTCTTTACTGGCTGCACTGCAAAACGTGCTGCGCCAGGATCATAGCGGATACATCTATCTCTGGTCGCGTGAAGGCGCGGGCCGTAGTCATTTACTGCACGCCGCGTGCGCTGAACTGTCTCAGCGTGGTGATGCGGTGGGCTATGTGCCGCTGGACAAACGCACCTGGTTTGTCCCGGAAGTGCTCGACGGGATGGAACATCTTTCATTAGTCTGCATCGACAATATCGAATGCGTCGCCGGGGACGAACTGTGGGAGATGGCCATTTTTGATCTCTACAATCGCATTCTGGAATCTGGAAAAACGCGGTTGCTGATCACCGGCGATCGTCCGCCGCGTCAGTTAAACCTCGGTCTGCCCGATCTGGCCTCGCGTCTGGACTGGGGACAAATCTACAAGCTACAACCTCTGTCGGATGAAGACAAACTGCAGGCGCTGCAGTTGCGCGCGCGGCTGCGTGGATTTGAACTCCCGGAAGACGTGGGACGCTTCTTGCTCAAGCGACTCGACAGGGAAATGCGCACGCTGTTTATAACGCTCGATCAGCTTGATCATGCGTCCATCACCGCGCAGCGCAAATTAACCATCCCGTTCGTGAAAGAGATCCTGAAGCTGTAG
- a CDS encoding 6-phospho-beta-glucosidase — protein MSGFNANFMWGGAVAAHQLEGGWQEGGKGVSVADVMTAGAHCVAREITDGVLPGKNYPNHEAIDFYHRYKEDIRLFAEMGFKCFRTSIAWTRIFPRGDETQPNEAGLQFYDDLFDECLKFGIEPVITLSHFEMPYHLVTEYGGWRNRKLIDFFVRFAKVVFTRYQHKVKYWMTFNEINNQANFHEDFAPFTNSGLKYQPGEDREPVMYQAAHYELVASALAVKVARDINPSLQIGCMIAMCPIYPLTCAPNDMMMAMNAMHRRYWFTDVHVRGKYPQHILNYFARREFDLDITEEDRVALSEGCVDYIGFSYYMSFATKATDDNPQLDYDESKSLVSNPYVQKSDWGWQIDPVGLRYSLNWFWDHYQLPLFIVENGFGAIDVQQPDGTVDDSYRIEYMAAHIREMKKAVEEDGVDLMGYTPWGCIDLVSAGTGEMKKRYGFIYVDKNNDGSGTLARRPKKSFAWYQQVIKSNGESL, from the coding sequence ATGTCTGGATTTAATGCGAATTTCATGTGGGGTGGGGCGGTTGCGGCTCACCAACTCGAGGGCGGTTGGCAGGAAGGGGGAAAAGGCGTCAGCGTTGCCGACGTTATGACGGCGGGGGCTCACTGCGTGGCGCGTGAAATCACCGATGGTGTGCTGCCGGGGAAAAACTATCCTAACCACGAGGCGATCGATTTCTATCACCGCTACAAAGAGGACATCAGGCTGTTCGCGGAAATGGGCTTTAAATGTTTTCGCACCTCCATTGCCTGGACGCGTATTTTCCCGCGCGGGGATGAAACGCAGCCAAACGAGGCCGGACTGCAATTTTACGATGACTTGTTTGATGAATGCCTGAAGTTCGGCATTGAACCGGTGATTACCCTGTCGCATTTCGAAATGCCCTACCATCTGGTGACGGAGTATGGCGGCTGGCGCAACCGGAAGCTGATCGACTTTTTTGTCCGCTTCGCAAAAGTGGTCTTTACCCGCTATCAGCATAAAGTGAAGTACTGGATGACCTTCAATGAGATCAACAACCAGGCCAATTTCCATGAGGATTTTGCGCCGTTTACGAACTCTGGTCTGAAGTATCAGCCTGGCGAAGATCGTGAACCCGTGATGTACCAGGCCGCGCATTACGAGCTAGTGGCCAGTGCGCTGGCGGTGAAGGTCGCACGAGACATTAACCCGTCGTTACAGATAGGCTGCATGATTGCCATGTGCCCAATCTACCCACTGACCTGTGCGCCGAATGACATGATGATGGCGATGAATGCCATGCACCGTCGCTACTGGTTTACCGACGTGCATGTGCGGGGGAAATATCCGCAGCATATCCTCAACTATTTTGCGCGCCGCGAGTTTGACCTTGATATTACTGAGGAAGACCGCGTTGCCCTGTCTGAAGGCTGTGTGGATTACATCGGCTTCAGCTACTACATGTCGTTTGCTACCAAAGCGACGGACGATAATCCACAGCTCGATTATGACGAGAGTAAAAGCCTCGTTTCCAACCCCTACGTACAGAAATCGGACTGGGGCTGGCAGATTGATCCGGTGGGGCTGCGCTATTCGCTGAACTGGTTCTGGGATCACTACCAGCTACCGTTGTTTATCGTTGAGAACGGGTTTGGCGCGATTGATGTTCAGCAACCGGACGGCACCGTGGACGACAGTTATCGTATTGAATACATGGCCGCGCACATTCGCGAGATGAAAAAAGCGGTCGAAGAGGATGGCGTGGACCTGATGGGTTATACCCCATGGGGATGTATCGATCTGGTCTCTGCGGGAACGGGTGAAATGAAAAAACGCTACGGGTTTATCTACGTCGATAAAAATAATGACGGTAGCGGGACGCTGGCACGGCGGCCTAAAAAATCTTTCGCCTGGTATCAGCAGGTGATAAAAAGCAACGGTGAATCCCTCTGA
- the uraA gene encoding uracil permease, with amino-acid sequence MTRRAIGVSERPPLLQTIPLSLQHLFAMFGATVLVPVLFHINPATVLLFNGIGTLLYLFICKGKIPAYLGSSFAFISPVLLLLPLGYEVALGGFIMCGVLFCLVSFIVKKAGTGWLDVMFPPAAMGAIVAVIGLELAGVAAGMAGLLPAEGQTADSKTIIISMVTLAVTVFGSVLFRGFLAIIPILIGVLAGYALSFAMGVVDTTPIAEAHWFALPTFYTPRFEWFAILTILPAALVVIAEHVGHLVVTANIVKKDLVRDPGLHRSMFANGLSTVISGFFGSTPNTTYGENIGVMAITRVYSTWVIGGAAIFAILLSCVGKLAAAIQIIPLPVMGGVSLLLYGVIGASGIRVLIESKVDYNKAQNLILTSVILIIGVSGAKVHIGAAELKGMALATIVGIALSLIFKLISVLRPEEVVLDAEDADTPQQ; translated from the coding sequence ATGACGCGCCGTGCTATCGGGGTGAGTGAAAGACCGCCGCTTTTACAGACAATCCCGCTTAGTTTGCAACACCTGTTCGCCATGTTTGGCGCAACCGTGCTGGTGCCAGTTCTGTTTCATATTAACCCGGCCACCGTTCTGTTATTCAACGGGATCGGGACATTGCTGTATCTCTTTATCTGTAAAGGAAAAATCCCGGCCTATTTAGGCTCAAGCTTCGCCTTTATCTCACCGGTTTTGCTGTTGCTGCCGTTGGGATATGAAGTGGCGCTGGGCGGCTTCATCATGTGTGGCGTGCTGTTCTGCCTGGTGTCTTTCATTGTGAAGAAAGCCGGTACCGGCTGGCTGGACGTTATGTTTCCTCCTGCGGCAATGGGCGCAATCGTTGCCGTCATCGGTCTGGAACTGGCAGGCGTTGCCGCCGGAATGGCCGGACTGCTGCCTGCGGAAGGACAAACTGCGGACTCAAAGACCATCATTATCTCGATGGTGACGTTGGCGGTTACCGTGTTCGGCTCGGTGCTGTTCCGCGGTTTCCTCGCGATCATCCCTATCCTGATTGGGGTACTGGCAGGTTATGCGTTGTCATTTGCGATGGGCGTGGTCGATACCACACCGATTGCCGAGGCGCACTGGTTTGCACTGCCGACCTTCTACACTCCTCGCTTTGAGTGGTTCGCTATTCTGACCATTCTGCCTGCGGCGCTGGTGGTGATTGCCGAACACGTTGGTCACCTGGTGGTGACAGCGAATATCGTCAAAAAGGATCTGGTTCGCGATCCGGGCCTGCATCGCTCGATGTTTGCTAACGGTCTGTCGACGGTGATTTCCGGCTTCTTTGGCTCCACGCCGAACACCACTTACGGTGAGAACATTGGCGTAATGGCGATCACGCGTGTTTACAGCACCTGGGTGATCGGCGGTGCGGCGATTTTTGCCATTCTGCTCTCCTGCGTCGGCAAACTGGCGGCGGCTATCCAGATAATCCCACTGCCGGTTATGGGCGGGGTGTCATTGCTGTTGTACGGAGTGATCGGCGCGTCCGGTATTCGCGTGCTGATTGAATCGAAAGTGGATTACAACAAAGCGCAGAACCTGATCCTGACCTCCGTTATCCTGATAATCGGCGTCAGCGGGGCGAAGGTACACATTGGTGCGGCGGAGCTGAAAGGGATGGCGCTGGCGACAATCGTTGGGATCGCGCTGAGCCTGATCTTCAAGCTGATCTCTGTCCTGCGCCCGGAAGAAGTGGTGCTGGACGCGGAAGATGCGGATACGCCGCAACAGTAA